Proteins encoded by one window of Nicotiana tabacum cultivar K326 chromosome 10, ASM71507v2, whole genome shotgun sequence:
- the LOC142164643 gene encoding uncharacterized protein LOC142164643: MDVDSPTGTLVKKKARGQTKCKMIHTRNFEERYEVTFDKGQVVGPTGKRVSELSNFIGTIARNPRFITLLFSSWHVVTDDIKQTNMEICQHQVHHSSRRKEVGAGWYSRYLEATQEKY; this comes from the exons ATGGACGTTGATTCTCCTACAG GGACATTAGTTAAGAAGAAAGCTCGAGGTCAAACAAAATGTAAGATGATTCACACAAGAAATTTTGAGGAAAGATATGAAGTGACATTTGATAAAGGGCAAGTTGTTGGACCAACCGGCAAAAGAGTGTCTGAGTTAAGCAACTTTATAGGAACAATTGCCAGGAATCCCAGATTTATCACCTTGTTGTTCAGTAGCTGGCATGTTGTCACTGATGATATTAAACAAACGAATATGGAAATATGTCAAC ACCAAGTTCATCATTCCAGCAGAAGGAAAGAAGTGGGTGCTGGATGGTATTCGCGATACTTGGAGGCGACACAAGAGAAATATTAA